A stretch of Paenibacillus mucilaginosus 3016 DNA encodes these proteins:
- the mscL gene encoding large conductance mechanosensitive channel protein MscL, with the protein MASKFIKEFKEFAIKGNMIELAIGVIIGGAFGKVVTSIVNDLVMPPIGLLVGKVNFSDLFIPLNGKTYDSLAAAKLEGAPTFNYGLFINNVLDFLIVALVIFIAVKQLNRLRRKEEAKPDPKANMTECPECLSEIPRKASRCKYCTAQLHALDVERG; encoded by the coding sequence ATGGCGTCCAAGTTTATCAAGGAGTTCAAAGAGTTTGCCATCAAGGGGAATATGATCGAGCTGGCCATCGGGGTGATTATCGGAGGGGCGTTCGGCAAGGTCGTGACTTCGATCGTGAATGATCTGGTCATGCCGCCGATCGGTCTGCTGGTAGGGAAAGTGAATTTCTCGGACCTGTTCATTCCGCTCAACGGGAAAACGTATGATTCTCTCGCTGCAGCCAAGCTGGAAGGCGCACCTACGTTCAACTACGGCCTGTTTATCAACAATGTGCTCGATTTCCTGATTGTCGCATTGGTCATTTTCATTGCGGTGAAGCAGCTGAACCGGCTGCGGCGCAAGGAAGAGGCGAAGCCCGATCCCAAAGCCAATATGACGGAGTGCCCGGAATGCCTGTCGGAGATCCCGCGCAAGGCCTCCCGCTGCAAATATTGTACGGCCCAGCTCCATGCGCTGGACGTAGAGAGAGGCTGA